The DNA segment AAACCTCTATTACTTCAAAGATACCGATAACGATGGCGTCGCCGATCAAAAGAAGGTCGTGCTAACCGGTTTCTCAACCTCCAATGTTCAGGGATTGTTGAACTCTCTGCGCTGGGGATTGGATAATCGAATCCATCTTGCATGCGGAACCGTGGGTGGCAAAGTACGCCGCGCGAGCGACCCCGAATCGGCAGCTGTCGAAGTTCGTGGACGGGACTTGGCGTTCAATCCTTGGACCTACGAGTTCGAACGGACCAGTGGTGGAGCCCAGCACGGCATGAGCTTCGATGATTGGGGACGCAAATATGCTTCGTCCAATAGCGATCACATTCAGCAAATCATGTACGAAGACCGTTACATTGCAAGAAACCCTTATCTGCGGGCCCCTTCGTCCCGTTTAAGTATCGCCGCCGATGGCCCTCAAGCCGAAGTTTTTCGCGATAGCCCCATCGAACCTTGGCGTATTGTCCGCACCCGCTTGCGAGTGAATGGAACGGTCCGTGGAGTCGTCGAAGGAGGCGGGCGTGCTGCCGGTTACTTCACCGGAGCCACCGGAGTCACGATCTACCGCGGTGACGCATTCCCGGACGATATGAAGGGAGTCGCTATTGTCGGGGATGTCGGGAGCAATCTTGTCCACCGAAAAACGATCGAAGGCAACGGCGTGCCTCGCTTGGCCAAACGCATCGATGAGCAATCCGAATTTGTGACTTCGGAAGACATTTGGTTCCGCCCGGCTCAGTTCGCCAATGCACCCGACGGATCATTGATTCTGATTGATGTTTCTCGCGAAGTGATCGAACACCCTCTTAGCTTGCCTCCTGAAATCAAGAAGCATCTTGATTTGACCGCCGGGCGTGAATCAGGGCGTCTGTATCAAGTGATTCCAGATGGTTTCAAGCATCGCCCCACGCCGAATATGCGAAAAGCGACGACGGCTCAGTTGGTGCAGTGGCTGGATCATCCTAATTCGTGGCACCGTGAAACCGCTTCGCGGATGTTGTACGAACGTCAGGATCCTGCCGCCGTTCCCGCCCTGCGGAAATTGGCAAAAGATGCCGTTCTTCCTCAAGGACGGCTGCATGCATTGGCTTCGCTGGATGGTATGAAGGCATTGGAGGAGAGTGATTTAATCCCGCGTCTGCAGGATTCCAATCCACACGTGCGGCGTCATGCGATTCGTATGTCTGAATCTAGTTTTGATTCGGAGGCGGTTCGTAGCGCTCTGCTGGATAGGGTCGAGGATGAAGATATCGAAGTCCGCTACCAGCTGGCTTGGTCCCTTGGATACGTTCCCGCACCGCAGCGAACCGAAGCCTTGGCAAAACTTGCAAAGCGCGATTGTAGTAGCCGTTGGATGCGAGCCGCTGTGCTTAGCTCGGTCGGCGATGACGCGGATGATCTGTTGTTGGCATTGCTGAAAGACGATTCATTCCGTTCCCCTGCCGCCATCCAGTTTTTGCAAGAATTGACCCCGCTGGTCGGCCCGCTTAGCGGAGTCGAATCGGCGTTGGCAGCCGTTTCCGAATTGCCTGAATCCGAGGCCGCTTTTGTCGTGCCTGTGATGGGGCAGTTGTTGCGTGGTCAAACGACCAAAGCGACGACACCCGAAAGCGTGGCACAGCAAAAGAAATTTCGGCAGTCGATGGACCGAATGATTGTTGGCCTGATCGCCAAAGCAAGTGATCCGCAGACGCCGCTTAAGGAACGAGTGGCAGCGATCGACGCCTGTCGCTACGGTGCTTTCGATTCGGTCGAAGATGGTTTTGTTGATTGGCTTGAAACGCAGCAGCCCGACGCGGTTCAACGTCAAGCGTTGACGGTCATGGGCCAGTTCAATAATTCGGAAGTTTCCGACATTGTCCTCGACGCCTGGCCTCAGTTAACACCAGGATTGCGAGGGGTTGCGAGTGAAATTTTGTTCGCTCGACCCGAACGGACGCTTGCCTTGTTGGACGCGATCGACGCAGGAGAAATCCAGCCGAGTGCGATCGGGAAATCTCGGTTTCAAGTAGCTGAGAAATCGAAGGACGCCAAGGTTCGCAGCCGAGTAACCGAGCTGCTAAAACAATTCGGAAGTCAAAAGCGTCAAGCCGTGATCGATCGCTATCAAGATGTTTTGAAGATGGCTGGCGATCCTCAGAAAGGCCGCGAAGCTTTCGCAAAGCACTGTGCAAGCTGCCACAAAATGGATGGCGTTGGTCATGAACTGGGGCCAAGCCTTGCGGCGATTCAAACGCGTGGCGCCGAAACGATTTTGGTCAACGTGTTGGACCCCAATCGTGAAGTGAATCCTCAGTTTCTGAACTACGTTGTGTTGACGCAGTCGGGGCAG comes from the Roseimaritima multifibrata genome and includes:
- a CDS encoding PVC-type heme-binding CxxCH protein, with the protein product MIIGQWIKGRRVLGLLALLGCCATLNAQEDYSSELPRIPPTAPADALAKFHVADGYKIQAIATEPLVTSPVAIEWDAEGYLFVCEMRGYSEDREAGISRITRLHDTNDDGLFDERTIYADGLLWPTALFPFDGGLFVADAPNLYYFKDTDNDGVADQKKVVLTGFSTSNVQGLLNSLRWGLDNRIHLACGTVGGKVRRASDPESAAVEVRGRDLAFNPWTYEFERTSGGAQHGMSFDDWGRKYASSNSDHIQQIMYEDRYIARNPYLRAPSSRLSIAADGPQAEVFRDSPIEPWRIVRTRLRVNGTVRGVVEGGGRAAGYFTGATGVTIYRGDAFPDDMKGVAIVGDVGSNLVHRKTIEGNGVPRLAKRIDEQSEFVTSEDIWFRPAQFANAPDGSLILIDVSREVIEHPLSLPPEIKKHLDLTAGRESGRLYQVIPDGFKHRPTPNMRKATTAQLVQWLDHPNSWHRETASRMLYERQDPAAVPALRKLAKDAVLPQGRLHALASLDGMKALEESDLIPRLQDSNPHVRRHAIRMSESSFDSEAVRSALLDRVEDEDIEVRYQLAWSLGYVPAPQRTEALAKLAKRDCSSRWMRAAVLSSVGDDADDLLLALLKDDSFRSPAAIQFLQELTPLVGPLSGVESALAAVSELPESEAAFVVPVMGQLLRGQTTKATTPESVAQQKKFRQSMDRMIVGLIAKASDPQTPLKERVAAIDACRYGAFDSVEDGFVDWLETQQPDAVQRQALTVMGQFNNSEVSDIVLDAWPQLTPGLRGVASEILFARPERTLALLDAIDAGEIQPSAIGKSRFQVAEKSKDAKVRSRVTELLKQFGSQKRQAVIDRYQDVLKMAGDPQKGREAFAKHCASCHKMDGVGHELGPSLAAIQTRGAETILVNVLDPNREVNPQFLNYVVLTQSGQAVTGMITAESATSVTVSRAAAAADTVLRNEIDTMQSTGMSLMPEGLEETIDQDTLANIIAYLMEPRTVTPASK